In one window of Methanoculleus chikugoensis DNA:
- a CDS encoding zinc finger domain-containing protein: MTARDRCTSCNATLAEEGSTWFPCPVCAHEINRCYRCREQSIGYTCPKCGFQGP; this comes from the coding sequence ATGACAGCGAGAGACCGATGTACCTCCTGCAACGCCACACTGGCCGAAGAAGGCTCCACCTGGTTCCCATGCCCGGTGTGCGCGCACGAGATCAACCGGTGCTACCGGTGCAGGGAGCAGAGTATAGGGTATACGTGCCCGAAGTGCGGGTTCCAGGGGCCATAA
- a CDS encoding winged helix-turn-helix domain-containing protein yields the protein MDDVNLPPSSRKILLLLEDGGALTHKELVRLSSLAPRTVRYALKRLKDNDMIVEKFNFRDARQILYEYKDSQMVSAQ from the coding sequence ATGGATGATGTGAACCTCCCCCCTTCCTCCAGGAAGATCCTCCTCCTGCTCGAGGACGGGGGTGCCCTGACCCACAAGGAGCTCGTCCGCCTCAGCAGCCTTGCTCCCCGCACCGTCCGGTATGCTTTAAAACGACTCAAAGACAACGATATGATCGTGGAGAAGTTCAACTTCAGAGATGCACGGCAGATCCTCTACGAGTACAAGGATTCCCAGATGGTGTCTGCGCAATGA
- a CDS encoding malate dehydrogenase encodes MAKVTILGATGNVGVFAAHTVSEIPYVSDMLLVGRPGREDFLAGCCRDLSDSFAARGTDVRLSYSTSLLDAKDSDIIICTAGVPRRPGQDRNDLAFENAKIVAGTAETIGRISPDAILFLVTNPVDVMTAVALKYSGLQPRQIFGLGTHLDSMRLKSLIARYFRVHVSEVHTRIIGEHGDSMVPLWSATTIGGIRIRNLPTFSGLPAQEMIETVRTSGEAIIRDKGATVYGPGEAIATLVRTILRDENRILTVSSYIKSEIHGIGDVCIGVPARINRDGVFPVPLSLEEDEVVGFRESVKKIRTVTADVMERLEEAR; translated from the coding sequence ATGGCAAAAGTAACGATTCTTGGAGCTACAGGGAACGTCGGCGTATTTGCGGCCCACACCGTATCCGAGATCCCCTACGTCAGCGACATGCTGCTCGTCGGGAGGCCCGGGCGCGAAGATTTCCTCGCGGGCTGCTGCCGTGACCTATCCGACTCGTTTGCCGCACGCGGCACCGACGTCCGCCTCTCCTACAGCACCAGTCTTCTTGATGCGAAAGACTCGGACATCATCATCTGCACCGCAGGGGTGCCCCGCCGGCCGGGACAGGACAGGAACGACCTCGCCTTCGAGAACGCAAAGATCGTTGCCGGAACTGCCGAGACGATCGGCCGGATATCGCCCGACGCCATCCTCTTTCTCGTCACAAATCCCGTCGACGTCATGACCGCCGTCGCCCTGAAATACTCGGGGCTCCAGCCGAGACAGATCTTCGGCCTCGGAACGCATCTCGACTCGATGCGCCTGAAGTCCCTGATTGCGCGATACTTCCGCGTCCACGTCAGCGAGGTGCATACCCGTATCATCGGCGAGCACGGCGACAGCATGGTTCCGCTCTGGTCGGCGACGACGATCGGCGGCATCCGGATACGTAACCTGCCCACCTTCTCGGGACTGCCCGCGCAGGAGATGATCGAGACCGTCAGAACGAGCGGCGAGGCGATCATCAGGGACAAGGGAGCCACCGTCTACGGACCGGGAGAAGCGATTGCGACGCTTGTAAGGACGATCCTCAGGGACGAGAACCGTATTCTCACCGTCTCGAGTTACATCAAGAGCGAGATCCACGGGATCGGCGATGTCTGCATCGGGGTACCCGCCCGCATCAATCGCGACGGCGTCTTTCCGGTTCCGCTCAGCCTCGAAGAGGACGAAGTCGTCGGATTCCGCGAGTCGGTCAAGAAGATCCGCACGGTCACTGCCGACGTGATGGAACGGCTCGAAGAGGCCCGTTAA
- a CDS encoding STAS/SEC14 domain-containing protein translates to MLDRMKESSGSVLGFRFDGKLSESDYATILIPELERAMEENRNVRLLLKIEGFRSWRPGEGWEAFKQWPGLKEVDRIAVVGGERWREWMNRLPGLFVGFNGVDVRYFPESRLRDAWGWLREGLVVATPRAA, encoded by the coding sequence ATGCTTGACCGGATGAAGGAAAGTTCAGGAAGTGTTCTCGGGTTCAGGTTCGACGGAAAGCTGAGCGAGAGCGATTACGCCACCATCCTGATCCCTGAGCTCGAACGAGCAATGGAGGAAAACCGGAACGTCAGGCTTCTTTTGAAGATCGAGGGGTTCCGCAGCTGGAGACCGGGGGAGGGCTGGGAAGCCTTCAAGCAGTGGCCCGGGTTGAAGGAGGTCGACCGGATCGCCGTCGTCGGCGGAGAGCGGTGGCGGGAATGGATGAACCGCCTGCCGGGGCTCTTTGTCGGATTTAACGGGGTCGACGTGCGTTACTTCCCGGAGAGCCGTCTCCGGGACGCATGGGGCTGGCTCCGCGAAGGGCTCGTGGTCGCGACGCCGCGGGCGGCGTGA
- the codB gene encoding cytosine permease: MARTAVTGGYRDGETPDRSETEDYPLSAVPGSVRQGFWPISLVLLGFTFFSATMWGGAEIGVAFRFWPDLALIILCGSTILAAYVTGLGYVGYRSGLSTALSARFAFGDAGSRWSDALLGLTQIGWYAWGTATIAIILVRLLNLGAGWEIPLIFVFGLGFCLTAYIGCRGLAALSKVAVPAMLLLIAISGAVALRSADGIDGLLMTGSAGTLTVAEALTIVVGTFVAGGTQVANWTRFAGSARTAVGSTLLAFFFGNGLMVAAGAVGAAVYGLSDIVEVLAVQGLLSAGVLMLFLNIWTTQDNTIYNFSVAGCHFFRTERRRLVTFAGAAAGTGLALLGMYDWLIPYMVMMGVFIPPLGGVIMADFFVRYRGRYPALEEAALPRFNLPGLAAYAAGSLAALAVPGIPPVNGIVAAFLAYACLARLPAHINRSNRSRETRQMGQVSGGSFRAQR; this comes from the coding sequence ATCGCGAGAACAGCAGTAACCGGGGGATATCGAGACGGCGAGACGCCGGATCGCAGTGAAACGGAGGACTACCCGCTCTCCGCCGTCCCGGGCAGCGTCCGACAGGGGTTCTGGCCGATCAGCCTGGTGCTGCTCGGATTCACCTTCTTCTCCGCCACGATGTGGGGCGGCGCGGAGATCGGGGTTGCGTTCCGGTTCTGGCCGGACCTTGCCCTGATCATACTCTGCGGGAGTACTATCCTCGCGGCCTACGTCACCGGTCTCGGCTACGTCGGATACAGGAGCGGCCTCTCCACCGCCCTCTCTGCCCGGTTTGCGTTCGGCGATGCGGGCAGCCGATGGTCCGACGCCCTCCTCGGGCTCACCCAGATCGGGTGGTACGCCTGGGGGACCGCGACGATCGCGATCATCCTTGTCCGCCTCCTGAACCTCGGTGCGGGGTGGGAGATACCCCTGATCTTCGTCTTCGGCCTTGGGTTCTGCCTGACGGCGTACATCGGCTGCCGGGGGCTTGCAGCGCTCTCGAAGGTCGCGGTCCCGGCGATGCTCCTCCTCATCGCGATAAGCGGTGCGGTTGCCCTCAGGAGCGCCGACGGCATCGACGGCCTCCTCATGACAGGGTCGGCGGGCACGCTCACGGTCGCCGAAGCCCTCACCATCGTCGTCGGCACCTTTGTCGCCGGCGGGACCCAGGTCGCCAACTGGACGCGGTTTGCCGGATCGGCCCGGACCGCCGTCGGCTCTACGCTCCTCGCCTTCTTCTTCGGGAACGGGCTGATGGTCGCCGCAGGGGCCGTCGGTGCCGCCGTCTACGGCCTCTCCGACATCGTCGAGGTGCTGGCGGTTCAGGGCCTTCTCTCCGCCGGCGTCCTGATGCTCTTCTTAAACATCTGGACGACCCAGGACAATACCATCTACAACTTCTCGGTCGCCGGGTGCCACTTCTTCAGGACGGAACGCCGAAGGCTGGTCACCTTCGCCGGCGCCGCTGCAGGGACGGGCCTCGCCCTGCTCGGGATGTACGACTGGCTGATCCCCTACATGGTCATGATGGGGGTCTTCATCCCCCCGCTCGGCGGGGTGATCATGGCCGACTTCTTCGTCCGCTACCGGGGACGCTACCCCGCGCTCGAGGAGGCAGCCCTCCCCCGGTTCAACCTGCCGGGGCTCGCGGCCTACGCCGCAGGCTCCCTCGCTGCGCTCGCCGTCCCCGGCATCCCCCCGGTGAACGGGATCGTCGCCGCGTTCCTCGCCTACGCCTGCCTCGCCCGGCTTCCGGCTCACATAAACCGCTCGAACCGGTCGCGGGAGACCCGGCAGATGGGGCAGGTCTCGGGCGGCTCGTTCCGGGCGCAGAGGTAG
- a CDS encoding uridylate kinase — protein sequence MNSPASPLVVKVGGSLFDRVVPLLDLFREAGRPVLIVPGGGKFADLVRRLDVSEDAAHWMAIAGMEQFAWYIASHGIPATSALALPAEATVLLPYCALREADPLSHSWDVTSDTIAAWVARELSADLLLLKSVDGIHHHRKLIARVGDPDLVSDEVDPAFIRFVFDHDLRARVVNGRHDERVRSALRGEPVVGTLVDPRF from the coding sequence ATGAATTCGCCCGCATCCCCGCTGGTCGTCAAGGTCGGAGGGAGCCTCTTCGACCGGGTCGTCCCGCTGCTCGACCTCTTCAGGGAGGCCGGCCGCCCGGTGCTGATCGTGCCCGGGGGCGGGAAGTTCGCCGACCTCGTCCGGCGGCTCGACGTCTCCGAGGACGCCGCCCACTGGATGGCGATCGCCGGCATGGAGCAGTTTGCATGGTACATCGCCTCGCACGGCATCCCGGCAACCTCCGCCCTCGCGCTTCCCGCGGAGGCGACGGTTCTCCTCCCCTACTGCGCTCTCCGTGAAGCCGATCCCCTCTCCCACTCCTGGGACGTCACCTCCGACACCATCGCCGCCTGGGTCGCTCGCGAACTCTCGGCCGACCTCCTCCTCCTGAAATCGGTCGACGGCATCCATCACCACCGCAAGCTCATCGCCCGCGTCGGGGATCCCGATCTCGTCTCCGACGAGGTCGATCCCGCGTTCATCCGGTTCGTCTTCGATCACGATCTCCGGGCCCGGGTGGTCAACGGCAGGCACGACGAGCGTGTCCGCAGTGCCCTCCGTGGCGAGCCGGTTGTCGGGACTCTCGTCGATCCGAGATTTTAA
- a CDS encoding ferredoxin-thioredoxin reductase catalytic domain-containing protein, whose product MPDAVNDGEVDRLMRDLEAEAEGGGYHLNPDREFTCDLVRGLLANRERYGYISCPCRLASGDREDDLDIICPCDYRDPDLADYGACYCALYVTADVETGKRAAAPVPERRPPPAERNRQKEERAAAGRAPGTLNYPVWRCRVCGYLCARNEPPETCPICRVSRDRFERFM is encoded by the coding sequence GTGCCTGATGCGGTGAACGACGGGGAGGTGGATCGGCTCATGCGCGATCTCGAAGCCGAGGCGGAGGGCGGCGGATACCACCTGAATCCCGACCGGGAGTTCACCTGTGATCTCGTCAGGGGCCTGCTTGCCAACCGGGAGCGGTACGGCTACATCTCCTGCCCCTGCAGGCTTGCCTCGGGAGACCGGGAGGACGACCTCGACATCATCTGCCCCTGCGACTATCGGGACCCTGATCTCGCCGATTACGGGGCCTGCTACTGCGCGCTCTACGTCACCGCCGACGTGGAGACCGGGAAGCGTGCCGCCGCCCCCGTCCCGGAACGGCGGCCGCCCCCGGCGGAGCGCAACCGGCAGAAGGAGGAGCGCGCCGCGGCAGGCCGCGCACCGGGAACCCTGAACTACCCGGTCTGGCGATGCCGGGTCTGCGGCTACCTCTGCGCCCGGAACGAGCCGCCCGAGACCTGCCCCATCTGCCGGGTCTCCCGCGACCGGTTCGAGCGGTTTATGTGA
- a CDS encoding MBL fold metallo-hydrolase has translation MLEDQQWQPVPGTAGAGIYPFLRKPDVTCSNAYLIRTPGEILLVDTGADPAQMERILELVDDLLREAPRPVLLFLTHCHIDHCFQAVRNRRFRSLPDLSVAAEETGARALEAGDAVRTVAELMGREIEPLPVALSLLAARDCETLETDGGIILHRQQILLRSGDTLTVYHTPGHTPDSICIRLGGCLFIGDLLFSASPGIAGIAGWDQPALLETVGRARWILAHEPVTLCCPGHGRSIPVEAMPGLLDRLETDAARLSAVGAFDRARLADSLEHAADLLQEANRIFSAIAGRLYALAYRLDDLGEAEEARRYLDLLETDRIDGFLADFSQFADDFHAGEKLEVQFVLKAVQVIQRIEAHFAGDRLNHIVDASLLRRADRLLTDFMNTVFGYRETGFLSPADLSVVLREFVAAVSTPPFSDEAFVEAADNPVAYRAELASRLAYLPLLEDIDLVLDAEGSFPPVLVDRERFCDEVAGVLEDMAAAGAREIRLALRRERNAVGLLIRGSSPLSPRRIRFYRRKFGLSGASLAISGDGAGLFLILAPSS, from the coding sequence ATGCTCGAAGACCAGCAATGGCAACCGGTGCCGGGGACCGCCGGTGCCGGGATCTACCCCTTCCTCCGGAAACCGGATGTCACCTGCTCGAACGCTTACCTCATCCGGACGCCCGGCGAGATCCTGCTCGTCGATACGGGTGCGGATCCTGCCCAGATGGAGCGAATCCTCGAACTGGTGGACGACCTCCTCCGGGAGGCGCCGCGTCCGGTCCTCCTCTTCCTCACCCACTGCCACATCGACCACTGCTTCCAGGCCGTCCGGAACCGGCGATTCCGGTCTCTCCCGGATCTCTCTGTCGCCGCAGAGGAGACGGGCGCCCGGGCGCTCGAGGCCGGCGACGCCGTCCGGACGGTTGCGGAACTGATGGGGAGGGAGATCGAGCCGCTCCCGGTCGCCCTCTCGCTTCTTGCCGCCCGCGACTGCGAGACCCTGGAGACGGACGGCGGCATCATTCTTCACCGCCAGCAGATCCTGCTCCGCTCCGGAGATACCCTTACGGTCTACCACACTCCCGGGCACACGCCCGACAGCATCTGCATCCGGCTCGGCGGCTGCCTCTTCATCGGCGACCTCCTCTTCTCCGCGAGCCCCGGGATCGCCGGGATTGCCGGCTGGGACCAGCCGGCGCTGCTCGAGACCGTAGGACGGGCCCGGTGGATCCTCGCCCACGAACCCGTGACCCTCTGCTGTCCGGGCCACGGCAGGAGTATCCCGGTTGAGGCGATGCCGGGGCTCCTCGACCGGCTCGAGACCGATGCCGCGAGACTCTCGGCCGTCGGCGCATTCGATCGCGCACGGCTTGCCGACTCCCTGGAGCACGCCGCCGACCTGCTCCAGGAGGCCAACCGGATCTTTTCGGCGATCGCGGGACGGCTCTACGCCCTCGCCTACCGCCTCGACGATCTCGGCGAAGCCGAGGAGGCCCGGCGCTACCTGGATCTCCTGGAGACCGACCGGATCGACGGGTTCCTGGCCGATTTCTCGCAGTTTGCCGACGATTTTCATGCCGGGGAGAAACTCGAGGTCCAGTTCGTCCTCAAGGCCGTCCAGGTTATCCAGCGGATCGAGGCGCATTTCGCGGGCGACCGGCTCAACCACATCGTCGACGCCTCGCTCCTTCGCCGCGCCGACCGTCTCCTCACCGATTTTATGAACACGGTCTTCGGCTACCGGGAGACCGGCTTCCTCTCCCCCGCCGACCTCTCAGTGGTGCTCCGCGAGTTCGTCGCCGCGGTCTCGACACCCCCGTTCTCGGACGAGGCGTTCGTCGAAGCGGCGGACAACCCGGTGGCATACCGGGCGGAACTCGCCTCCCGTCTTGCCTATCTCCCGCTCCTGGAGGACATCGATCTCGTTCTCGATGCTGAAGGCTCTTTCCCGCCGGTACTGGTCGACCGGGAACGGTTCTGTGACGAGGTTGCCGGCGTCCTCGAGGATATGGCGGCCGCCGGTGCCCGGGAGATCCGGCTCGCCCTCCGGCGGGAGAGGAATGCGGTCGGTCTCCTGATCCGGGGCTCCAGCCCCCTCTCCCCCCGGAGAATCCGGTTCTACCGGCGGAAGTTCGGGCTCTCGGGAGCATCGCTTGCGATATCCGGGGACGGTGCCGGCCTCTTCCTCATCCTCGCCCCCTCCTCCTGA
- the ftsA gene encoding coenzyme F390 synthetase yields the protein MTGNRYHDPVVETLARSDLDTLIDERIRLTVRYAKEHSPFYRRWFERHNIRPEAIRDHEDLRDLPIISGATIRRYQPPHEQEFCFKSVPWEAVFTVNETSGTSGIPKSFFLTWEDWERYAEKYARLFVSQGFEAGDRVVVCASYGMNVGANTMTLAARDIGMAIVPEGKCTFPVRVMEQYRPTALIGSIFKLLRLARRMEAEGHPPEDSGVKRLVVGGESFAPESRRYLEEVWGCPVYNSYGSTEGTMCGECTRQAGLHVPEDLVHFDLYDPGMNRFVHDGETGRLVYTTLLAPGKRAGTLLINYDTEDTCSVVSRERCDCGRTHMRIASPRREAETIRIGDIALNRVDVEAAVFAPENMAHLNGEYEAFIYGGDEAGETILRVSMECFDPARVDADEIKETFLAALLRSVPALSGAYEDGSLQILCSVAPPGGLELHRAPGRPKRIVDRR from the coding sequence ATGACAGGCAACCGGTATCACGACCCGGTGGTGGAGACGCTTGCGCGATCGGATCTCGATACGCTGATCGACGAGCGGATCCGCCTGACCGTCAGGTACGCGAAGGAGCATTCGCCTTTCTACCGCCGGTGGTTCGAGCGGCATAACATCCGCCCGGAGGCTATCCGGGATCATGAAGACCTCCGGGACCTCCCTATCATCTCCGGGGCGACGATCCGGCGGTACCAGCCCCCGCACGAGCAGGAGTTCTGTTTCAAGAGCGTCCCCTGGGAGGCGGTCTTCACGGTCAACGAGACCTCCGGGACGAGCGGTATCCCGAAGAGTTTCTTCCTCACCTGGGAGGACTGGGAGCGGTATGCGGAGAAGTACGCCCGGCTTTTTGTCTCGCAGGGGTTCGAGGCCGGCGACCGGGTGGTGGTCTGCGCTTCCTACGGGATGAACGTCGGTGCGAACACCATGACCCTCGCCGCCCGGGATATCGGGATGGCGATCGTCCCGGAGGGGAAGTGCACCTTCCCGGTCAGGGTGATGGAACAGTACCGCCCGACGGCGTTGATCGGGAGCATCTTCAAGCTCCTGCGGCTCGCCCGCAGGATGGAGGCGGAAGGGCACCCGCCCGAGGACTCGGGCGTGAAGCGCCTCGTCGTCGGGGGCGAGAGTTTCGCCCCGGAATCGAGGCGTTACCTGGAGGAGGTCTGGGGATGCCCGGTCTACAACTCCTACGGGAGCACCGAGGGGACGATGTGCGGCGAGTGCACCCGCCAGGCGGGGCTCCATGTCCCCGAGGATCTGGTTCACTTCGACCTCTACGATCCCGGGATGAACCGGTTCGTCCATGACGGCGAGACGGGGAGGCTGGTCTATACGACGCTCCTTGCGCCGGGCAAGAGGGCGGGGACGCTTCTCATCAACTACGATACCGAGGATACCTGCTCGGTCGTCTCCCGGGAGCGGTGCGACTGCGGGCGGACGCATATGCGGATCGCCTCCCCCCGGCGGGAGGCGGAGACGATCCGGATCGGGGATATCGCGCTCAACCGGGTGGACGTGGAGGCGGCGGTCTTTGCGCCAGAGAACATGGCCCACCTGAACGGGGAGTACGAGGCGTTCATCTACGGCGGCGACGAGGCGGGGGAGACCATACTCCGGGTGAGCATGGAGTGCTTCGATCCCGCCCGCGTCGATGCGGACGAGATCAAAGAGACGTTCCTCGCCGCCCTTTTACGCTCGGTTCCGGCTCTTTCGGGGGCATACGAGGACGGGTCGCTCCAGATTCTCTGCAGCGTCGCGCCACCGGGCGGGCTCGAACTCCACCGGGCGCCCGGCCGGCCGAAGCGGATCGTCGACCGGCGGTAG
- a CDS encoding transcriptional regulator, producing MTEPSPCDIMRCDTLVRRLLPQMRAEMVYRLVNERGISQSEASKRLGISRAAISQYMSRKRGFNREVLPDNLESVIERWVSAVASGEGTITICDVCRSAEFSGNR from the coding sequence ATGACCGAGCCTTCCCCCTGCGACATCATGCGGTGCGACACCCTCGTCCGGAGACTGCTTCCGCAGATGCGTGCCGAGATGGTCTATCGCCTGGTGAACGAGCGGGGGATCAGCCAGAGCGAGGCCTCGAAGCGCCTCGGGATCAGCAGGGCCGCGATATCCCAGTACATGAGCCGGAAACGCGGATTCAACCGGGAAGTTCTCCCCGACAACCTTGAATCGGTCATCGAGCGGTGGGTCTCCGCCGTCGCCTCGGGCGAGGGGACGATTACCATCTGCGACGTCTGCCGCTCCGCCGAGTTTTCCGGCAACCGGTGA
- a CDS encoding glutaredoxin family protein, with product MQHVPGENRGRVMLYALSTCGWCARTKELLTDLGVGFSYVYVDLLAGEERDRVVREVERWNPRLSFPTVVIDDATVIVGFREEEIREAVGA from the coding sequence ATGCAGCACGTCCCCGGCGAGAACCGCGGCAGGGTGATGCTCTACGCCCTGAGCACCTGCGGCTGGTGTGCCCGGACGAAGGAACTTCTCACCGACCTCGGCGTCGGGTTCTCGTATGTCTACGTGGATCTGCTCGCAGGGGAGGAGCGCGACCGCGTGGTCCGGGAGGTCGAACGCTGGAACCCACGGCTCTCGTTTCCGACGGTCGTCATCGATGACGCAACAGTGATCGTGGGGTTCCGGGAGGAAGAGATCCGGGAGGCGGTCGGTGCCTGA
- a CDS encoding phospholipase D-like domain-containing protein has protein sequence MRRIAAAVLLLCLLAGTAGGIQIVEFCPDPYQPGDPDEYLVLEGTGILDGYVLSDGEGGYRFPPGTRIDGRLVVARSGPAFEQSHGYLPDFEIEERTPAVPDVIPNGNLLMANRADELLFYHKTTLVQQIAWPGDVCAREGQVHYLDDGVWDPRPLFIGQSRLKPQSFEGVTVTAFAAPDCSYEVFSAAVAAAEREILVNVYEFTDEKMTEDLISARKRGAAVTILLEGGPVGGVSPEGRAVAGALNRSGIPVLSMATTDAAHAKYRYDHAKYLVIDGSTVLLGSENFKPGGYPSAGLQGNRGWGILLEDPALAAYFREVFLFDSAGGDIVPLEGTAAELYTPWAPDYTVEFAPCRAEGARVTPVLSPDTSVLILDLIEGAEESIAIEQAYITNETACEFNPYLAAAIDASRRGVAVRVLLDSAWFNTEGDADNDEMVGIINRIAAAEGLPLEARIADLEANNLDKIHNKGVIVDDRAVLVSSINWNANSPAFNREAGVIVEHPDVAAYYAAVFEDDWDASDGSGANGAREPDRIKIAAAACILIALTGLYLYRRRRA, from the coding sequence ATGCGCCGGATCGCCGCCGCCGTCCTGCTCCTCTGCCTCCTTGCCGGCACGGCCGGCGGTATTCAGATCGTCGAGTTCTGCCCGGACCCCTACCAGCCCGGCGACCCCGACGAGTACCTGGTGCTCGAGGGGACGGGGATCCTTGACGGCTACGTCCTCTCGGACGGCGAGGGCGGCTACCGGTTCCCGCCCGGAACGCGGATCGACGGGCGACTGGTGGTCGCGAGGAGCGGGCCCGCGTTCGAGCAGTCGCACGGTTACCTCCCCGACTTTGAGATCGAGGAACGGACGCCGGCCGTGCCGGACGTGATCCCGAACGGAAACCTCCTGATGGCGAACCGGGCGGACGAACTCCTCTTCTACCACAAAACAACCCTCGTCCAGCAGATTGCCTGGCCCGGCGACGTCTGCGCCCGGGAAGGCCAGGTCCACTACCTCGATGACGGCGTCTGGGACCCGCGCCCGCTCTTTATCGGCCAGTCCCGCCTTAAGCCCCAATCGTTCGAGGGCGTTACGGTGACCGCGTTTGCCGCCCCGGACTGCTCGTACGAGGTCTTCTCGGCGGCCGTCGCGGCGGCGGAGCGCGAGATCCTCGTAAACGTCTACGAGTTCACCGACGAGAAGATGACAGAAGACCTCATCTCTGCCCGCAAACGGGGGGCTGCCGTGACCATCCTCCTCGAGGGCGGGCCGGTGGGCGGGGTCTCGCCGGAGGGGCGCGCGGTCGCCGGCGCCCTCAACCGGAGCGGCATCCCGGTTCTCTCGATGGCGACGACCGATGCCGCCCACGCGAAGTACCGCTACGACCACGCCAAGTATCTCGTCATCGACGGAAGCACCGTTCTCCTCGGGAGCGAGAACTTCAAGCCCGGCGGCTACCCGTCGGCGGGGCTGCAGGGCAACCGCGGGTGGGGCATCCTCCTCGAGGATCCGGCACTCGCAGCCTACTTCCGGGAGGTCTTCTTATTCGACTCGGCAGGCGGCGACATCGTCCCGCTTGAGGGCACGGCAGCCGAACTCTACACGCCCTGGGCGCCCGACTACACGGTCGAGTTCGCCCCCTGCCGCGCGGAAGGGGCGCGGGTGACCCCGGTCCTCTCCCCGGACACCAGCGTCCTCATCCTCGACCTGATCGAGGGCGCAGAGGAGAGCATCGCGATCGAGCAGGCCTACATCACGAACGAGACGGCCTGCGAGTTCAACCCCTACCTCGCGGCCGCTATCGACGCCTCCCGGCGGGGCGTCGCGGTGCGGGTGCTCCTCGATTCCGCCTGGTTCAACACCGAGGGCGACGCGGACAACGACGAGATGGTCGGGATCATCAACCGGATCGCCGCGGCCGAGGGGCTGCCGCTCGAGGCCCGGATCGCCGACCTCGAAGCGAACAATCTCGACAAGATCCACAACAAGGGCGTCATCGTCGACGACCGGGCGGTGCTCGTCAGCAGCATCAACTGGAACGCCAACTCACCGGCGTTCAACCGGGAAGCAGGCGTGATCGTCGAGCACCCCGATGTCGCCGCGTACTACGCCGCCGTCTTTGAAGACGACTGGGACGCTTCGGACGGGAGCGGAGCGAACGGCGCTCGGGAGCCGGATCGGATCAAAATAGCGGCGGCGGCATGCATCCTCATCGCGCTGACGGGACTCTACCTCTACCGGCGGAGGCGCGCCTGA
- a CDS encoding elongation factor 1-beta, which translates to MGNVAIIVKIMPESPDVDREALKAAIRAAVPVDDIREEPIGFGLVALKAAVVVPDSAGAPDKVEAALQKIEGVASAEIVESTLV; encoded by the coding sequence ATGGGAAACGTAGCCATAATCGTGAAGATCATGCCCGAGTCGCCGGATGTCGACCGTGAAGCGCTCAAAGCGGCGATCAGGGCGGCCGTCCCGGTCGACGATATTCGGGAAGAGCCGATCGGCTTCGGCCTTGTGGCGTTGAAAGCCGCCGTCGTCGTCCCCGACAGTGCCGGGGCTCCCGATAAGGTCGAAGCAGCGCTCCAGAAGATAGAAGGCGTCGCAAGCGCCGAGATCGTCGAATCCACTCTTGTATGA